One region of uncultured Methanolobus sp. genomic DNA includes:
- a CDS encoding ATP-binding protein, which yields MEDHAYRTISFVLEEYNHSLEEQSSTLAAELNWIVANGQFEEALMERDVDQLQNKSGHLYERLASVHSITHFYFQGPDSVNILRVHNPDKSGDLINRFTTLETERTGNISSGIELGPLGTFTLRVVKPVYYNGTLIGYIELGKEIEDILSSVTRKSDSEMGVFIYKDKLNRSSWENGMKMLGRDGNWSHYSTQVLIYSSMAFPPEIDQIIKSEKMTTGHIERKTMKEVESDNKTWYMTFLPLTDVSGTEVGYMVVMKDVTEEKRIFTTNLKVIISGSALIFTLLFFFYFMILNKTDKSILANQQELINSEEKFRNIFEGAVEGIKVVDVESDKFRYVNLALCDMLGYREEELMQMKAIDIHPDNDLEKALVESESQSSNKKTLQSDIPCLRKDGTIIYADISIFHALIDGRECTVGFYTDVTELKNIEKEIQEANLAKIAAEESSRIKSEFLANMSHELRTPLNSIIGFSDMLLTEAFGSLNKKQFNYVNNISASGKHLLELINSVLDLSKVEAGKMELNYEEVEIIPVFKEVKDVLGPMAAKKNIALKCNMSEQFPISIYADRIKFKQILYNLINNAIKFTDPGGCVSFDVSIKDNMLYVSVTDTGIGISESDRKKLFSPFGQLDSSTAKVHQGTGLGLYIVKIFVELHGGEVWITSTPGEGSTFSFCIPLRK from the coding sequence GTGGAAGATCATGCCTACAGGACAATATCTTTTGTCTTGGAAGAATACAATCATTCACTTGAGGAGCAGTCCTCCACATTAGCTGCAGAATTAAACTGGATAGTTGCAAACGGACAATTTGAAGAAGCACTTATGGAGCGTGATGTGGACCAGTTACAGAATAAATCTGGTCATTTGTACGAAAGACTTGCTTCGGTGCACAGTATAACTCACTTTTACTTTCAGGGACCAGATAGCGTGAACATCCTGCGTGTCCATAATCCTGATAAAAGTGGCGATCTTATCAATCGTTTTACTACACTTGAAACTGAAAGAACAGGGAACATCTCCAGTGGTATTGAGCTGGGACCACTTGGTACTTTTACGCTACGTGTGGTTAAGCCGGTATACTACAATGGAACACTGATCGGCTACATAGAACTGGGTAAAGAGATTGAAGATATCCTGTCCTCAGTTACCCGTAAATCCGATTCAGAGATGGGTGTTTTTATCTATAAAGACAAATTGAACCGTTCCAGCTGGGAAAATGGTATGAAAATGCTCGGACGGGATGGAAACTGGAGTCATTATTCCACACAGGTTCTGATTTACAGTAGCATGGCTTTTCCTCCTGAAATTGATCAGATTATCAAATCTGAAAAAATGACAACCGGTCATATTGAACGGAAAACAATGAAGGAAGTCGAAAGTGACAACAAAACATGGTATATGACCTTTCTTCCGTTAACAGATGTTTCGGGCACCGAAGTAGGATATATGGTTGTAATGAAGGATGTTACGGAAGAAAAAAGAATATTTACTACCAATCTAAAAGTGATTATTTCCGGATCGGCTCTGATCTTTACGTTACTATTTTTCTTCTATTTCATGATACTGAATAAGACCGATAAAAGTATACTGGCAAATCAACAGGAACTCATAAACAGTGAGGAAAAGTTCAGGAATATTTTTGAAGGTGCTGTTGAAGGCATAAAGGTCGTGGATGTTGAATCTGATAAATTCAGGTATGTCAATCTTGCTCTATGTGACATGCTTGGCTACAGGGAAGAAGAACTCATGCAAATGAAGGCAATCGACATCCATCCGGATAATGATCTGGAAAAAGCTCTGGTTGAATCGGAAAGTCAAAGCAGCAATAAGAAAACTTTGCAATCGGATATTCCGTGTCTGCGAAAAGATGGGACAATAATCTATGCGGACATAAGTATTTTCCATGCCTTGATAGACGGAAGGGAATGCACAGTTGGTTTTTACACAGATGTCACTGAACTTAAGAATATAGAAAAAGAAATACAGGAGGCAAACCTTGCAAAGATTGCAGCAGAAGAGTCAAGTCGCATCAAAAGTGAGTTCCTGGCAAATATGAGCCATGAATTACGAACTCCCTTAAATTCTATAATTGGTTTTTCCGATATGCTTCTAACTGAAGCATTTGGCAGTCTCAATAAGAAACAATTTAACTATGTCAATAATATTTCTGCCAGTGGTAAACATCTGCTTGAACTTATCAATTCCGTCCTTGATCTTTCCAAAGTAGAGGCAGGAAAGATGGAATTAAATTATGAGGAAGTTGAAATAATTCCTGTTTTCAAAGAAGTAAAAGACGTGTTGGGTCCGATGGCTGCTAAGAAAAATATTGCGCTGAAATGTAATATGAGTGAACAATTCCCAATATCAATTTATGCTGACAGAATAAAATTCAAGCAGATACTCTACAATCTTATAAATAATGCAATCAAATTTACAGATCCCGGGGGATGCGTCAGCTTTGATGTAAGCATAAAAGACAATATGCTATATGTTTCGGTGACTGATACCGGGATCGGGATCTCCGAATCTGACCGTAAAAAACTGTTCAGCCCGTTTGGCCAGCTTGACTCTTCAACTGCAAAAGTCCATCAGGGTACAGGACTTGGCCTGTATATTGTCAAAATATTTGTCGAACTTCACGGAGGAGAAGTGTGGATAACAAGTACACCGGGGGAAGGAAGCACTTTTAGTTTCTGCATCCCGTTACGAAAATAA
- a CDS encoding type 1 glutamine amidotransferase, translating into MGLLIVKNITREGPGILKGLLLKNNINYEIVDLNAGEEFPEPENYSAVIVLGGPDSANDTTEKMLNELEMIRKTIDAGIPYLGICLGMQSLVKACGGSVHPNEVKEIGFRGGDGDYYSVNIKEEHTNDHLFTGLENPVKIFHLHGETVDITNEMELLATGKYCRHQIVKTGKNAYGIQGHFELTPEMFRVWLDSDPELREMDREMLTRDFDLLADEYRNTGRKLFGNFLKIAGIIQV; encoded by the coding sequence ATGGGCCTGCTTATAGTAAAGAACATCACACGGGAAGGACCCGGGATACTAAAGGGACTACTTCTTAAAAACAACATTAATTACGAAATTGTTGACCTGAATGCAGGAGAAGAATTCCCGGAACCGGAGAATTATTCTGCAGTCATTGTCCTCGGGGGACCTGACAGTGCCAACGACACAACAGAAAAGATGTTGAATGAACTTGAGATGATAAGAAAAACAATTGATGCAGGCATACCCTATCTGGGTATCTGTCTGGGGATGCAGTCACTTGTCAAAGCATGCGGAGGTTCTGTTCATCCCAATGAGGTAAAAGAGATCGGGTTCAGAGGCGGTGACGGCGATTACTATTCGGTCAATATAAAAGAAGAACATACCAATGACCATCTTTTCACTGGTCTTGAAAATCCTGTTAAAATATTCCATTTGCATGGTGAAACCGTGGATATTACAAATGAAATGGAACTTCTTGCAACAGGGAAATACTGCAGACACCAGATAGTAAAAACAGGTAAAAATGCGTATGGGATACAGGGACACTTTGAACTTACACCTGAAATGTTCAGGGTATGGCTGGACAGCGACCCCGAACTCAGGGAAATGGACAGGGAAATGCTGACCAGAGACTTCGATTTACTTGCAGACGAATATCGCAACACAGGGAGAAAGCTATTTGGTAACTTCCTTAAAATAGCAGGAATTATACAGGTTTAA
- a CDS encoding O-acetyl-ADP-ribose deacetylase gives MDITEIINVIMGDIVEQKVDAIVNAANNSLLGGGGVDGAIHHAAGPELLEECRTLGGCPTGEARITKGYLLPAKWVIHTVGPVWEGGDSMEEQLLENAYMNSLILAEEYDARSIAFPGISIGAYAFPVDRASEIAVSTILEHLRTGSLLEDVRLICFNEHAYHFYSAALEEMGDERI, from the coding sequence ATGGATATCACCGAAATCATTAATGTAATCATGGGCGACATTGTTGAACAGAAAGTTGATGCCATAGTTAATGCGGCCAATAACTCGCTTCTTGGAGGAGGAGGCGTTGATGGCGCTATCCATCATGCTGCAGGTCCAGAGCTTCTTGAAGAATGCCGCACTCTTGGAGGATGTCCCACAGGTGAAGCCAGAATTACTAAAGGATATCTTCTTCCTGCAAAGTGGGTAATACATACCGTTGGTCCTGTGTGGGAAGGTGGAGACTCCATGGAAGAACAACTTCTGGAAAATGCATACATGAACTCGCTCATCCTGGCAGAAGAGTATGATGCCAGAAGCATCGCATTTCCTGGTATCAGTATCGGAGCCTACGCCTTTCCGGTAGATAGAGCATCAGAGATTGCTGTAAGCACTATACTGGAACATCTCAGGACAGGTAGCTTACTGGAAGATGTGAGACTGATTTGCTTCAATGAACATGCATATCATTTTTACTCAGCTGCACTGGAAGAAATGGGTGATGAACGTATATGA
- a CDS encoding type II toxin-antitoxin system HicB family antitoxin: MMTRFTAYIEKDVETDCYVAIVPGIPGAHTQADTLDELQARLKEVIELCLEEMDPEDKGYIPEFVGLQQIEVTV; the protein is encoded by the coding sequence ATGATGACCAGATTCACCGCATACATTGAGAAAGACGTAGAAACAGATTGTTACGTTGCAATTGTTCCGGGCATCCCAGGAGCTCATACACAGGCGGATACGCTGGATGAGTTACAGGCAAGGTTAAAAGAAGTGATTGAACTCTGTCTTGAAGAAATGGACCCAGAGGACAAGGGATACATCCCTGAGTTTGTTGGTCTTCAGCAAATAGAGGTCACCGTATGA
- a CDS encoding type II toxin-antitoxin system HicA family toxin, whose amino-acid sequence MSRLPLVDAKKMEKILFRLGFEKTRQKGSHAFYKHIDDRTTTIPFHSSKKLARPLIRVILNEINISIEEYNELVGDI is encoded by the coding sequence ATGAGCAGGCTACCGCTGGTAGATGCCAAAAAAATGGAAAAGATATTGTTTCGACTCGGATTTGAGAAAACAAGGCAAAAAGGTAGCCATGCATTTTACAAACATATTGATGACAGGACAACTACTATCCCTTTCCATTCAAGTAAAAAACTTGCCAGACCCCTAATCCGGGTTATCCTTAATGAAATAAATATTTCGATTGAAGAATATAACGAGTTGGTCGGAGATATTTGA
- a CDS encoding ATP-binding protein, translating to MKDREYGKKADVKKMFEGYIRWGVFSEIALEDETLRQSILKNYYEMFIYRDLVERFSIRNTSLLKGLASYLLTNISNLFSVNSYYKTVKENTQASKETLAEYVSHLEDIGLIWQVPFFSHSLKSQQVNPRKIYCIDQGLRGAVAFQFSKDTGRLAENITFIELKRRNYDVYYWKGKKEVDFIARSEDGKLQAINVSYTNDISPGETEDLHEFSKINDAELILLTEDIEKEEDGIRFIPLWKWLLR from the coding sequence ATGAAAGACCGGGAATATGGAAAAAAGGCAGACGTCAAGAAGATGTTCGAAGGATACATACGATGGGGAGTTTTTTCGGAGATAGCACTGGAAGATGAAACATTGCGTCAGAGCATACTCAAGAACTATTACGAGATGTTTATTTACAGGGATCTGGTGGAGAGATTCTCTATAAGGAATACCAGTCTTTTGAAAGGCCTTGCTTCCTATCTGCTTACCAATATCAGTAATCTTTTCAGTGTCAATTCATACTATAAAACGGTGAAGGAGAATACACAGGCTAGCAAGGAAACACTTGCTGAGTATGTTTCACATCTGGAGGATATCGGACTTATCTGGCAGGTTCCTTTCTTCAGCCATTCCCTTAAGAGTCAGCAGGTAAATCCACGTAAAATTTACTGTATAGACCAGGGACTTCGTGGAGCTGTTGCATTCCAGTTCTCAAAGGATACCGGAAGGTTGGCCGAGAACATAACTTTCATTGAGCTTAAGAGAAGGAACTACGATGTCTATTACTGGAAAGGGAAAAAGGAAGTTGATTTTATTGCCAGAAGCGAGGATGGAAAACTTCAGGCAATAAATGTCTCATATACTAATGACATTAGCCCTGGGGAAACTGAAGATCTTCATGAATTTAGCAAAATAAACGATGCTGAACTTATTCTTCTGACTGAAGATATTGAAAAAGAGGAAGACGGTATCAGGTTCATTCCATTGTGGAAGTGGCTGCTCAGGTGA
- a CDS encoding DUF2683 family protein, which translates to MVKAIINIDDKTNRVLNIVKAKYGLKDKSSAIELVTKQYEEELLEPELRPEYIEKAKKIMTQDAVDVGTVDNLRERLGI; encoded by the coding sequence ATGGTTAAAGCAATAATCAACATTGATGATAAAACTAACCGGGTGCTGAATATAGTGAAGGCAAAGTATGGCCTGAAGGATAAAAGCTCAGCTATTGAGCTTGTGACAAAACAGTATGAAGAAGAACTACTTGAACCTGAGCTCAGACCTGAATATATAGAAAAGGCTAAAAAGATCATGACCCAGGATGCTGTGGACGTAGGTACAGTAGACAACCTGAGAGAAAGATTAGGTATCTGA
- a CDS encoding type II toxin-antitoxin system RelE/ParE family toxin: protein MYYLKIKPDLEKTLKKLAKKNKKQLEIILSKAEEIVENPHRYKNLRAPLNMWKRVHIDKHFVLAFSVDDENNTVTLEDYAHHDEIYK from the coding sequence ATGTATTATTTGAAGATCAAACCTGATCTTGAGAAAACACTTAAGAAACTGGCTAAGAAGAATAAAAAACAATTAGAGATAATTCTCAGCAAAGCTGAAGAAATTGTTGAAAATCCTCATAGATACAAAAATCTAAGAGCACCATTGAATATGTGGAAGAGAGTTCATATAGATAAACACTTTGTGCTTGCTTTTTCTGTTGACGATGAAAACAATACAGTCACACTTGAAGACTATGCCCATCACGATGAAATCTACAAATAA
- a CDS encoding UPF0175 family protein — MKSTNNIDRESILKQILWDSAEHYLVEEYSRGRISKGKLAEMLDMNIYEVNDLLDRYHIKGNLDFETFLEGIKTAESLSRYDSKKTGNNNE; from the coding sequence ATGAAATCTACAAATAATATTGACAGGGAATCCATACTCAAGCAGATTTTATGGGATAGTGCTGAACATTACCTTGTTGAGGAGTACTCCAGAGGCAGGATAAGTAAAGGAAAACTTGCAGAGATGCTTGATATGAATATATATGAAGTAAACGACCTGCTTGACAGATATCATATCAAAGGCAATCTCGATTTTGAAACTTTTCTGGAAGGCATTAAGACTGCTGAATCCCTCTCCAGATATGATAGTAAGAAGACCGGAAATAACAACGAATGA